The Pyxidicoccus sp. MSG2 DNA segment CACGGTGAGCGACTCCTGGAAGAGCGGGTGACGCTTGAAGGCGGCGCTGCGGCGGCGGCGCTCTCCGGACAGCGTGCGCTGGGCCAGCAGCAGCATGCGGCAGCGCTCGGCGATGCGGCGGGGCAGGCGCGCGGACTGCACGAAGCCCGCGAGCAGGTCCTCCACCACGTGCGACACCGACGGGCGGCCACCCTCCTGCGACGAAGCCTGGGCCTGCGACTCGTCCTGGCCCGGCGAGCGGCTGATGGGCATCAGCAGCGTGGCCAGGAGGATGGCGTCGTCCAGCGGCTCGCCCGCGGCGACGCGCCGGTCCAGCGCCTCGGCGAAGGCGTAGAAGGTCTTCTCGCCCTCCTTGCCGTGCTGCTTGAGGTACGCATTCACCGGCGGCAGCAGGATTTTGAGCGCATCCAGCGCGTCCAGCAGCTTGAGGGCCGGAGCGGACACGCCACCGCGGATGAGCCGGAAGGTCTCCTCCAGCAGGCGCGCGGGCGCGCAGCGCGGCAGGTCCTCCACCGCGCCTTCCATGGCCGCGTAGGTGCGCGACTCGATGTCCAGGCCCAGCTTCGCGGCGAAGCGCACGGCGCGGAGGATGCGCACCGGGTCCTCGCGCATGCGAATCTCCGGGTCGCCAATCGTCCGGATGAAGCGCTCGTCCAAATCCCGGCGGCCGCGGACGTAGTCGATGACCCGTCCCTCGGCCACGTCGTAGAAGAGGCCGTTGATGGTGAAGTCGCGGCGGCGCGCGTCCTGCTGCGCGGTGCCGAAGACGTTGTCGTGGGTGATGAGCAGGTCCTCACCGGACGGCTCGCCCTCGTCCTCGCCAGTGTTGACGGGCTCCAGCTCCGTCGGGTTGGCGCGGAAGGTGGAGACCTCGATGATCTTCCCGCCCTTGAAGTAGACGTGCGCCAGCCGGAAGCGCCGGCCGATGAGGCGGCAGTTGCGGAAGATGCCGCGCACCTCGTTGGGCGTCGCGCTGGTGGCGATGTCGAAGTCCTTCGGCTTGCGGCCGAGGAGCAAATCGCGCACGCAGCCGCCGACCATGTACGCCTGATGGCCGTGCTGGTGCAGGCGCAGCACCACCTTGAGGGCGTCCGGGTCCAGCTCGTCGGGGTCGATTTCCGCCGGCTCACCGGTGGGGCGGACGTGGGGCGCGTGCAGCTCGCGCTCGTAGGGGGTGGGCTCGGGCTCGGGCTCGAGGACGGCGGGGACCTGCTCCACCTCCTCGTCGCCACGCTCCGCGGCGTCCGCGGCCTCGGCGGCGGCGAGCACGGCCTCGGCGGACAGGCCGGCCTCGTCGAAGACGCCCTCGGCCTCGTCGTCATCGGCCTCGTCGTCGTCGGCCTCTTCATCCGCGCGGGCGGCCTGGGCAGGCGGCTCGGAGGACTCGGGGGTGGGGGTGGAGGGAATTTCGGTTTCGGAAGGGGCCGCATCGGCGGCCACGGGCTCGGAAGCGCTGGCCCGCTCGGGGGGCGCCGACAGCTCCGGGTTTGAACTCATGGGAACCTCTTGTGCGCCGCGCTCGGAAGTCGCTACCGCCTCGAAGGAGGCAACCTCGCGCGCGTCAATTTCGGGCGCAGGTGGCAGCGTCATGCCGGCAGGCGGCGTTTCAGTCGAATCTCGCGTCATCGCCAATAGACGCCCCCCAGGGGGCGCTTCAAGGGCAGCCGTCTATACCGCATCCACCCGGCCTGGGAGTAGCGAGTGACGACAATGTTGACCGGTGTCACCGGGCCGGAGGGGGCCACCCGGCCCTCGCCGTTCCGTCCTCCCCGGGGGGTAGGCTCTTCCCCGCACCCCCACGGGCGGACGGGCGAAGAATCCCTTCGCGGTGGAACATTCGGGGAGACGTGGAAGGTCATCCTGCTCCGGGCTCGCTCCGGGTACGTCGAAGGGTGGCACACACGTGGCTGACTGGCCTGAAACGCGTGGAAACACCCGTTCTTCCGGGGCACTTTGTCCCGTATCAACACGCCACGCACGTGAAACGTTCTGGAGGCCGCCCGGGCAGCGGGCCGAGGGCCGCTCGGGCAGGGGCCGGGCGGAACCTGCCGCATGGCCGGAGGGCGGGCAGGCAGGCGTGGAGGGCCGTGGCGGCCCCCGGGCGCGGACACGAGGCCCGAGGCCCCGCGCGCTGGTGCTGGCCCTGGCTTGTCCTGGCCTCGCGCTCGGAAAAGGGCCTACCTTCGCGCCATGAAGGTGATCGACTCCCGGTACCTCGCGGATGGAAAGCTCTTCAACCATGGGCAGGAGGCCCGGCTCATCCATGCCGAGGCGCCGGAGGACTTCGAGGCGCTGCTGAGCAACATCCTCGACACCGGCTATTACGACCAGTCGTACTACCGCACCCACAGCGGGCTGCGGGACGCGACCAAGGTCAACCACTTCTGGTTCCTCTCGGAGCTGGTGCGCGAGCTCGCACCGCGCTCCGTGCTCGACCTCGGCTGCGGGCGCGGGGACGTCATCTCGCTGCTGCACCACAAGGGCGTGGACGTGGCCGGCGTGGACTTCAGCGAGGACATCCGCGCCTCCGTCTGGCCCAACATCCGCGACGCCTTCTTCTCCGGAGACATGCGCGAGCGCTGCCGCACCCTGGCCGCCGAGGGCCGCCGCTTCGACACGCTCTGCGGCTTCGACATCTGGGAGCACCTGGCCCCGAGCGCCCTCCACGAATACATCGCCGCCGTCCTGGAGGTCGCCTCGCCAGAGGCCCTCTGCGTCTTCGTCATCCCCGCCTTCGGAGAGGACCGCGTCTTCGGAGAGCAGTTCCCCCTCGAGTTCGAGGAGAACCGCCCCCGCTTCGACGCCCGCGAGCCCTTCGAGTATCTGCTCGCCGAGCACACCTCGCCGGCCATCCCCGCCTCGGGCCACCTCATCTGGGCCCACACGGACTGGTGGGAGCGGCAGTTCGCGCAGCACGGCCTGCACCGGCTGACCGACGTGGAGCGCCGGCTCCACGAGGTGTTCGACCCGTTCTTCCCGCACTCGGTCAAGGCCTTCTACGTACTGGCCCGGGACGCGCGAGCCGGACAGGCGCGGGCGCGGGAAGTCCTGGCCCGGCCGTCCCGGGTGACTCGCGCGCGACTGCTGCCGCGACTCCTCCAGGACGTGAGGGACGGGCAGATGTCGCTCCAGGGCAACGTGTTGCCGATGGTCCGTCAAGGCGCGGTGGAGAACCTGCCTCCGCCCGTCAGGCAGACGTACCGGCAATTGCGCCAGTGGGTCCGGCGACTGGCCACCCTGGCCCGGCCGGGCGGCGCCTGAGGCGGCACGTCGCGCCCTACTCCTCCGTCGGCTTGCCCCGGCCCTTGTGGGTGCGCGGCAGCGCGTGGTGGATGAGCTTCACGTAGTCCACCGCCTGCACCGGCGGCGGAGGCGGCGGCGTGCCCAGCGCGGCCAGGCGCTTGCTGAATGCGGCCAGGATGTCCGGCATCGGCCGCATCGCCGCCAGCAGCTTGTTGGGCCCCTCCAGCGCCTGCGACAGCGCAATCGCCGCCTGCTGCAAGGGCAGCCCGCGCCGCAGCAAATCCTGGAAGGAGTTCGACAGGGTGATGATGTTGTGCCCCGCCGTCTGCACCATCTCCACGGCGATTTTCAGCACCTGCGGCGCCGTCAGGTGCCCGTCCGCCAGCAGCACCAGCGCCGCCTGGAAGTAGTTGAAGATGGGCACCACGCGCGGGCCATAGGCGGAGAACTGCGCGGGCGGCGTCAACCGGTCCAGGTGGATGAAGATGCGCCGCACCGGGTCCGACACCGGAATCTTCTTCCACGCCTCGCGCACCCGCACCTGGTCGTCCGGGTACACCCCGCCCGCCTCCAGCACCTGCGACAGCACCCGCTCGTCCACGCGGCCGGCAATCAGGTCCGCGAACAGCGAGTAGATGAACGCGTCCGCCTCCGCGTCGTCGCCGAAGAGCACCTCCTCGGCCTCCACCGGCGCGTGCACCCGGCTCTCCAGAATCGCCGGCAGCTTGTAGCCCACCTGCCCGCGCAGGGCCCGGAAGCGGCCGCGCAAGAGGTTGCCCACGTTGTCCTTGAGGACGAACTCGTCCCACTTCACGCCGTCCAGCTTGAGCTTCTCCTCCAGCACCGCCCGCATCTGCTTGGGGCTGCCGGAGACGATGCACAGCCGTGAGTCACCCTGCTCCGACAGCTCGCGGATGAGCGCGCTCGCCCCAGGCACCGCCACCTTCTCGTGCGCCTTCTGGAACGCCGTACGCACCAGGTCCCGGAGCGAGTCGAACTCCGTCTGGAGGTACGTCTTGTCCAGGTCCCACCGGTAGATTCGCCGCGGGGGACGCGGGTCGATGCGGTCCGGCAGACTCACTTCTTCAGGCCTTCCCGGATGGCGGTGGTCAGGTTGTTCGCCACCACCTTCGCCGCCACCTTTCCCGCGTTGGCGATGGCCCGCGACTTCGAGCGCCCGTGCGCCTTGATGAAGATCTTGTCGAACCCCAGGATCGGCGCGCCGCCGTACTGGTTCCAGTCGGTGATGTCCTTGATGCGCTGAATCCCGCTGGACAGCATGGCCAGGCCCGCGCGCCAGCGCAGGCTCTCCTTGTAGGCATACTGGGCCAGCTCCACCACCGTCTCGTGGACGCCTTCCAGCATCTTCAGGCACACGTTGCCCACGAAGCCGTCCGTGACGATGACGTCCGCGGTGCCCTTCGGGATGTCGATGCCCTCCACGTTGCCGATGAAGTTGATGTCGTGCATCTCCGACAGCCGCGCGTGCGCCTCCACCACCCGCGGCGGGCCCTTCTGCGGCTCCACGCCGTTGGACAGCAGCGCCACCTTCGGCCGGTCATTCTTGGAGATGATGCGCGCATAGGCCGAGCCCATGACGGCGAACGTCACCAGGTCCTCCGCGTTGGCCTCCACCGTGGCGCCCACGTCGAGGATGAGGGAGAACGGGTCCTCCTTCGCGCCACGCACCGAGCGCGTCGGGTACACCGTGGCCAGCGCGGCGCGGCGCACGCCGGGGATGAGCTGGAAGTGACGGGCGCACGCCAGCACGCCCGCGCCGGTGTTGCCGGCGGACACCAGCGCCTGCGCCTCACCCTCCGCCACCAGCCGCGCGGCCACCGCCACGGAGGCGTTCGGCTTGCGCGCCAGCGCCTCGCCCGGCTTCTCGTCCATGCCGACGAAGTCCGCCGCGTGCTGCACGGAGATGCGCTCGCCGTTGTGCTTCACCTCGGCCAGCGCCTCGTCGATGAGGGTGCGGTCCCCCACCAGGAGCGTGTGGATGTGGGGGGACTCCAGCGACAACATCGCCGCGCCCCGGACCACTTCCGCGGGACCGTGGTCCGTCCCCATGACATCGAAGGCAATCGTCACCGGCTGCGGCTGCGTCCCCACCATGGCCTCCATCTTAGGACCTTTGCTCGGCCCCCGCGCCTGCCATTCTCGCCTGGGCCACCAGCGACAGCGCCAGCAGTCCCGCTCCCGCCACCATCACCGCCGCCGTCCCGTACGGCGCCGCCGGCCCCAGCCGGGTGAAGAGCCACCCGCCCAGCGCCGGCCCCACAATCCGCCCCAGCGAGCCGAAGGCCTGGTACGCCCCCAGCACCGCGCCCAGCCGCTCCGGCGGGGCATGAACAGATACCAGGGCGGACAGACACGGGTTCACCAGCGCCGAGCCCACCGCCAACAACCCCATGACGGGGAAGAGCCACGCATAACTGGGAGCCACCGGCAGCAGCGCCAGCCCCGCGGCCGTGAGCCCGAAGCCCACCGCGGCCACCGGGGCCTCGCGCCCGGGCCTGCCCTCTCCCCCGCCCACCAGCCGCCGCACCAGCCCCCCCTGCACCAGCGCCGACAGCACGCCCACCACGGCGAAGAGCCAGCCCGCCCGCAGGCTCGCCTCGCGCAGCACCGCCGCGTCCGGCAGCGCCGCCTGCAGGAACAGCCCGCCCTGGAGCGGCACCGGCCCCGACGAGAGGAAGCGCGTCAGCAGGTACACCGAGAATGTCCCCTCCATCTGCGCGAAGGCGGTGGTGAACACCAGCACCAGCACCAGGCACCGCCCCACCACCGGCAGGTGCATGGCCAGCGACGCGCCCTTCAGTGTGCGCGCGTGCCCTTCCGAGCTGCCCGGTGCCCGCGACTCGGGCAGGAAGAAGAAGGTGCACACGAGGTTGAGCGCCACCAGCCCCGCCGCGAAGAGGCCGATGGCGAGGTTGCCTCCCCATGCGCCCAGGAAGCCGCCCAGCGCCGGCCCCAGCACGAAGCCCAGCCCGAAGGCCGCGCCGATGACGCCCATGCCCCGGGCCCTGTCCTTCGGTGGGGTGATGTCCGCCACCACCGCCTGCGCGGTGGAGATGTTGCCCCCGGATATCCCGTCGATGATGCGCGCCAGGAACAGCAGCGGCAGCGAGTGGGCGAAGGCGAACAACACGTAGCCCGCCAGCGAGCCCACCTGGCTGAGCAGCAGCACCGGCCGCCGGCCGTACCTGTCGCTCAAGCGGCCCAGCACCGGGGCGGCCACCAGCTGCATCAGCGAAAAGATGGAGATCAGCAGCCCCACCGTGAACGGTGAGGCGCCGAACTTCACCCCGTACACGCCCAGCTGCGGAATCAGGATGCCGAACCCGATGAGGTCCAGCGTGACGATTCCGAAGACGACGCGCAGTGACGCCGCCCGCCTCACCACCAGGAACACCTTCCTTCCAAAAACGAAACCGCCGAGAGCGCGGAACATAGCGCCCCCGGCGGTGGGTAGGGTGGAGAAGTACCCGTTGTGAAGCGGCCTACATCGCCTCGGCGGACTGGACGTTCCGGTTCGCCGTGTCGCGCTCGATGCAGCCCTTCGTCAGCGTGTACTGGTACGTGCCCAGCTCGTCGCGCCAGTACTCGCCCTCGTACGGCCAGTAGAGCTGGTCGTCGGAGACGGCCACCGAGTACTTGTACTTCTTGACGATGGCCGTGCGGCCGCCCGCCTTGAGCTGCTCCTCGAGGAACTCCTTCTCCTTCGTCGTCGTCTCGAACTTGATGCGCAGGCCGTTGGCCAGCAGCTGCTTGAGCGCGACGAGCTCCGTCTCCAGTTTGCCCTTGGCCATGATGCCGGCCTTGGAGATGAGCGCGGTGCGCTGGACCTTGAGGCCCTCCAGCAGCGTCTTGCTCAAGTCGGAGTACTTGAAGGTGTCCGCCCGGTTCGCGAAGGCGTCCATCTCTCCCTCCAGCTCGAGGATGGAGTCGTTCGTCTTGCGCAGGTCCTGGTCGGTGAGGGCGAGACGGAGGATGCGCTCCAGGATGACGTCCGTCTCGTTCTTCTCCAGGCCTTCCTTGTTCTTCTTCTGCACCTCGGCGAGCACCGAGTAGTACTCCCCGGCGTCCATGTTCTTCTTCACCAGCGCCTCGAGCTGGTCATGCACCGGCAGGTATGTGCGCTCGAAGTCCTGGAGGATGAGGTTGGACTCCCGGTAGCGGCAGTTCTCGTAATAGATGACCGCCTTCAGGATGAGCGCCTCGGGGAAGTACTCCTCGCGGAAGAAGGGCGACGAGAGGGTAATCAGGTTGCCCAGCGCCTGCTCGTACTGGCCCACGCGGTAGTTGGCCCAGGAGGCCTCGAAGAGGGACTCCAGCCACTGCGTGTTACCCCGCTCCACCTTGCCCAAATAGAAGAGGGCGTAGCGGTTCTGCTGCATGCCGTAGTGCGTGCGGGCCAATTGCATGAAGGCCAGCTCGCGCAGGGACTTGTCCAGCTTCGCCTGCTCGGCGGACTTGCCGGGCATGGGACGGGTGAGGCGGATGACCTCCTTCATCGCTTCCACGGAGGCCAGCATCTCCCCGTTGCCGCGCTTGGAGGCCGCGTCCTTCTGGCGGCTGCCGTTGCGGAAGGCGGACAGGCCCTCCAGGTACTTCGCGCGCGGGAAGAACGGGTCATTGCGCGGGATGCTCAGGGCCAGGCGCTTCACTTCCTCGAAGCTCTTGTCCGCGTCCGCCGGCTGGCCCACCTGGTCCAGCGCGCGGCCGCGCACGAAGTGGTAGCGCGCCAGGAGGTAGCGGAACTCGTTCCGGTACTTCTCCGGGAACTCCTGGTTCGCGTGGCGGGCAATCTCGTCGAGGATGACCGTCTCGTTCTTCGTCTTGCGGCTGATGAAGAAGAGCCACTCCAGGCTCGTCTTGAAGAACTTGGTGGACGGGCCCAGGGCGAGCAGCTTGGAGAACTCACCCAGGGACGAGTGGTACATGCCCATGCGGTAGAGCGACTTGGCGAGGACGTAGCGCGCCTCGGTGTGCAGGCCCGCCAGCTTCGCGTCCGCGAGCAGCTCGTGCGCGGACATGGCGGCCTTCTCGTACTCGTCGTTCTTGAAGAGGTTGACCGCGATGTCCAGGCGCTGGCGGTCCGCCGTCTTGCCGGACACGTCCACCGCGTCGAAGGACATGGTGGGCGCCGTCTGCTTGGGCGCCTCCTGCGTCAGGTCCAGCCCCAGCCCACCGGTGGAGGCACCGGACGCGGGGGTGGACGCGGAGGCCGGCGGCGCGGCCGGGGTCGGCGCGGGAGCGGGCGTGGACGCCGCGGGCGCGGCCACGGCGGGAGCGGACTCGGCGGCCGGCGTCTCGGTGGAGGCGGCGGCGTCCTCCTCCGGCGGAGGCGTCGTCTTGGTCGACTTGCCCCCACGCGTCTTGCGCGTGGTGGTGGTCTTCTTCTTCTTGCTGGGGGCGGAGCCGCGCTTCTTCTTCTTGGACGCGGCGCCGAGGTCCAGGCCCTCGAAGTTCTGGGCGAAGCTGGGGGCCGTCCAGGCGAGCGCGAGCCCGAGGACGGCGAGACGGATGAGCCGGAAGGAGCGAATCATGACTCGGAGCCGTTGAGGAAGAAGAAGGACACACCCAGCTCGAACATCAGCTGGTTGCGCAGGTAGTTGTCGGTGGTGCGGCTCTTCTCCACGTAGATGAGGTCACGCACCTCGGTGCGCAGCGTCACCCAGCGGTTGAAGAAGAAGCGCGCGCCGACACCCAGGTTGCCGCCGCCGGTCATGTAGTTCTTCGCGCCGGTGGGCGTGGACAGCTCCGGGCCGCGGTACTGCACCGCGGAGGCGCCCACGACACCGTACAGGTCGAAGCTGACGAACTTCTCCGCCAGCAGCGACAGCTTCCCGTAGATGGGCGCCCACTGGACGTCCGCGCCGGCCAGCAGCTTGAGCTGGCCGGGGGCCTGCCCGTCGAGCTGGTTCATGGTGGGCGAGCCGCACCCACGCGTGGCGCCGCCGTCGGTGCCGTCGGTGAAGGTGCAGATCTGCGCCGCGCCGGCCACGGTGTTGAGCGCGTAGCCCAGGCGCAGGCCGACGCCCAGCGTCTCCAGCGGGTGGTAGGTGAGCGTGCCGCCGAAGATGTACTTGCTGAAGAAGGCGTCGCGCAGCGACACCGAGGCGGACGGGCTGAACTCGAAGCGCCCCTTCTTGAGGAACAGGTGCCCGGAGACGGGGCGCACGCGCTCGCGCAGCGGCCCGAGCCGGTCCTTGTCCACCTCGGAGACGTCGCCGGCCTCCTCCTCCTCCTTGGAGGAGGACTGGGCGTGGCCCAGCGCGGGCACCACGAGGCACAGCGCCAGGAGCAGACGGAGGGTCCACTTCATTCCGCGTCCCTCCCCGTCGAGCTGAACGGCAGGAACAGCGAGATGCCGGCGTTGAGGGTCATCATGTTCTGGATGGCGCCCTTGCTGCTGCCCAGGGGCTGATCCACGTAGGAGGTGTTGATGAGGGCCACGTTCACGGCCAGGTAGTCCTTGGCCACGAAGCGCATGCCCAGGCCCAGGTCGGCGGCCGGGTTGAGGCCGCGGTCGGGCAGCGCGGACGTCTCCGTCCGCACCACGCCGGCGCCCGCCAGCAGGTAACCGTCGAAGTGGAGGATGGAGTTGAGGAACGCCACCTTGCCGTACAGCGGGCTCCACTCCAGGTCACCCATCGCGGACCACTCGGGCACCGAGTTGTAGATCTTGCTGTTGAAGGTGCGCTTGGCCGTCCGCACGTCGTCGGAGGGCACCACCTGCATCACCGACGCGCGGCCGGCGATGGCGAGCGTGTCCGCCAGGTACCAGGCGCCGCGCAAGGACGCGCCCACCTTGGAGTAGAACGGATCATTCACCGAGATGCTGACGAGCGGCGTCAGCTCGAAGCGACCCTTCTTTCGGTAGACCTTGCGCTGGACGCTCTTCACCCGGTCCTCCTGGGTGATGTCGGTCAGCGGTGCGATGGCCTCGGGCTCTGGAGTCTCCTCCGCGGTGGCGGCCACGGCGGGCGTGGCTTCCTCCGCGGGCGGTGCAGCGGGTGGGTCCTCGGAAGAAGGGGACGGCGCGGCAGGAGACTCTTCCTTCGTCAGGTCGAGTCCCATGCCTTCCTGGCTCTGCGCGGGCGCCAGGGAGGGCACCAGACACAGGGCGAGCAGCAACGTGGGGCGGTTCAAATCCGGAGGCTCCGTGAAGGGAGGGGGGCGTAACTGCCACCGGGGGTACAGCGCGACTCTCGGTTTCCGCATCCTATCGGTCGCATTCCCAACCATCAACCATGCCGCGCACGCCTGGTTACCCTGTATCCCTCCGGTATTCCTTCACATTTCCACTGGCTCAGACCGTGGTACGGGGGCGTTGGCGCAAGAGGGTGCTGTGCTACCCTTCCCTGCGCTGTCGCGGGTCCAGAGGTCCCGCGCCCCTCCCCCCTGCTTAGAGGTGTCATGAAGATGTCCGTGCGAACCGCCCTCCTGATGTCCGCCGCGCTGCTTCTGGGTGGCTGCGAGGTCAGCAGCGAAATCGGCAAGGAGTGCACCCTGGTGCGCAAGGCGAGCCCCGAGGAGGAGCAGGAGTTCGGCCGCAAGTTCATGCCCATCCTCGAGAAGGAAGTGGCCCCGAAGCAGGACTTCATCTCCTTCGGCTCCATCGAGTGCGAGGACCTCATCTGCGTGCGCGACGCGGCCTTCCCCCGCGCCACCAACGAGGACGGCTCGGTGAACCCGAACGCCGAGGCCAAGGGCTACTGCAGCAAGGAGTGCGTGGAAGGCTCCAACGCGTGCGAGGTGAAGGACACCAGCGGCGTGCTGGAGGGGCTGCCGGAGCGCATGGGTTGCCGGGCCCTCCTGTTGGATCAGGACACGCTGGATGCCCTGCGCTCCTCGGACGAGGGCTTCTACCGGCGGACGTTCGGCGAGAACAACTCGCCCTTCTTCTGCGCGGGCGCCCCGGTGGCACAGTCGGGCAACTGAACTTTTTCCGGCGCGGGGGGTAGACCTTTTCCCCCGCTTCGTTCGTAAAGGCAGGGCCCGCGTCGTTTGCGCCAGGAGCCCTGCCCATGAACCGAACGGTCCTCTTCCTCAGCCTCGCCGGTGGCCTCGCCCTCACCGCCCTGGTGCTGGGGCTGCCGCAGCTGGGAGTGGTGAAGCCCCCGCAGCCTCCGGTCCCCGTGGTGGTGGTGACGCCCCCGGTGCCCCCCACCCCGCCCCAGCCCGTGACGGCGACGCCCGGCTCGCTCACCATGACGAGCCGCCTGTCGCACCCCTACATCCCCGCGGGCACCTCCGAGGTCTTCGCCACGGTGGACCTGACGGGCGCCGAGGTGCCGGGGGCGAAGCGCAGCGCGGTGAACCTGGCGCTGGTCATCGACCGCTCGGGCTCCATGAGCGGCTACAAGCTGGCCCAGGCGAAGCAGGCCGCGCGGCACCTCGTGAGCCTGCTGCGTGACGAGGACCGGCTGGCCATCATCCACTACGGCTCGGACGTGAAGAGCCTGCCGTCCTTGCAGGCCACGCCCGGCAACCGGGAGCGGATGCTCCAGTACGTGGACGGCATCTGGGACGAGGGCGGCACCAACATCGGCGCGGGCCTGTCCGCGGGCCGCTTCCAGCTCGCCTCGGCGCAGGGGCACTTCAACGTCAACCGCCTCATCCTGATGAGCGACGGCCAGCCCACCGAGGGCATCACCGA contains these protein-coding regions:
- the pcnB gene encoding polynucleotide adenylyltransferase PcnB — its product is MSSNPELSAPPERASASEPVAADAAPSETEIPSTPTPESSEPPAQAARADEEADDDEADDDEAEGVFDEAGLSAEAVLAAAEAADAAERGDEEVEQVPAVLEPEPEPTPYERELHAPHVRPTGEPAEIDPDELDPDALKVVLRLHQHGHQAYMVGGCVRDLLLGRKPKDFDIATSATPNEVRGIFRNCRLIGRRFRLAHVYFKGGKIIEVSTFRANPTELEPVNTGEDEGEPSGEDLLITHDNVFGTAQQDARRRDFTINGLFYDVAEGRVIDYVRGRRDLDERFIRTIGDPEIRMREDPVRILRAVRFAAKLGLDIESRTYAAMEGAVEDLPRCAPARLLEETFRLIRGGVSAPALKLLDALDALKILLPPVNAYLKQHGKEGEKTFYAFAEALDRRVAAGEPLDDAILLATLLMPISRSPGQDESQAQASSQEGGRPSVSHVVEDLLAGFVQSARLPRRIAERCRMLLLAQRTLSGERRRRSAAFKRHPLFQESLTVFEMTVEATSEGREQLDAWKSGEVPPPRADAADSEGSDAGGQRKRRRRRRRRRPSGGGASGEGASSGSSASGSDAGDA
- a CDS encoding class I SAM-dependent methyltransferase; the protein is MKVIDSRYLADGKLFNHGQEARLIHAEAPEDFEALLSNILDTGYYDQSYYRTHSGLRDATKVNHFWFLSELVRELAPRSVLDLGCGRGDVISLLHHKGVDVAGVDFSEDIRASVWPNIRDAFFSGDMRERCRTLAAEGRRFDTLCGFDIWEHLAPSALHEYIAAVLEVASPEALCVFVIPAFGEDRVFGEQFPLEFEENRPRFDAREPFEYLLAEHTSPAIPASGHLIWAHTDWWERQFAQHGLHRLTDVERRLHEVFDPFFPHSVKAFYVLARDARAGQARAREVLARPSRVTRARLLPRLLQDVRDGQMSLQGNVLPMVRQGAVENLPPPVRQTYRQLRQWVRRLATLARPGGA
- a CDS encoding phosphatase domain-containing protein; amino-acid sequence: MSLPDRIDPRPPRRIYRWDLDKTYLQTEFDSLRDLVRTAFQKAHEKVAVPGASALIRELSEQGDSRLCIVSGSPKQMRAVLEEKLKLDGVKWDEFVLKDNVGNLLRGRFRALRGQVGYKLPAILESRVHAPVEAEEVLFGDDAEADAFIYSLFADLIAGRVDERVLSQVLEAGGVYPDDQVRVREAWKKIPVSDPVRRIFIHLDRLTPPAQFSAYGPRVVPIFNYFQAALVLLADGHLTAPQVLKIAVEMVQTAGHNIITLSNSFQDLLRRGLPLQQAAIALSQALEGPNKLLAAMRPMPDILAAFSKRLAALGTPPPPPPVQAVDYVKLIHHALPRTHKGRGKPTEE
- the plsX gene encoding phosphate acyltransferase PlsX encodes the protein MVGTQPQPVTIAFDVMGTDHGPAEVVRGAAMLSLESPHIHTLLVGDRTLIDEALAEVKHNGERISVQHAADFVGMDEKPGEALARKPNASVAVAARLVAEGEAQALVSAGNTGAGVLACARHFQLIPGVRRAALATVYPTRSVRGAKEDPFSLILDVGATVEANAEDLVTFAVMGSAYARIISKNDRPKVALLSNGVEPQKGPPRVVEAHARLSEMHDINFIGNVEGIDIPKGTADVIVTDGFVGNVCLKMLEGVHETVVELAQYAYKESLRWRAGLAMLSSGIQRIKDITDWNQYGGAPILGFDKIFIKAHGRSKSRAIANAGKVAAKVVANNLTTAIREGLKK
- a CDS encoding MFS transporter, with protein sequence MVRRAASLRVVFGIVTLDLIGFGILIPQLGVYGVKFGASPFTVGLLISIFSLMQLVAAPVLGRLSDRYGRRPVLLLSQVGSLAGYVLFAFAHSLPLLFLARIIDGISGGNISTAQAVVADITPPKDRARGMGVIGAAFGLGFVLGPALGGFLGAWGGNLAIGLFAAGLVALNLVCTFFFLPESRAPGSSEGHARTLKGASLAMHLPVVGRCLVLVLVFTTAFAQMEGTFSVYLLTRFLSSGPVPLQGGLFLQAALPDAAVLREASLRAGWLFAVVGVLSALVQGGLVRRLVGGGEGRPGREAPVAAVGFGLTAAGLALLPVAPSYAWLFPVMGLLAVGSALVNPCLSALVSVHAPPERLGAVLGAYQAFGSLGRIVGPALGGWLFTRLGPAAPYGTAAVMVAGAGLLALSLVAQARMAGAGAEQRS
- the gltC gene encoding adventurous gliding motility protein GltC, which encodes MIRSFRLIRLAVLGLALAWTAPSFAQNFEGLDLGAASKKKKRGSAPSKKKKTTTTRKTRGGKSTKTTPPPEEDAAASTETPAAESAPAVAAPAASTPAPAPTPAAPPASASTPASGASTGGLGLDLTQEAPKQTAPTMSFDAVDVSGKTADRQRLDIAVNLFKNDEYEKAAMSAHELLADAKLAGLHTEARYVLAKSLYRMGMYHSSLGEFSKLLALGPSTKFFKTSLEWLFFISRKTKNETVILDEIARHANQEFPEKYRNEFRYLLARYHFVRGRALDQVGQPADADKSFEEVKRLALSIPRNDPFFPRAKYLEGLSAFRNGSRQKDAASKRGNGEMLASVEAMKEVIRLTRPMPGKSAEQAKLDKSLRELAFMQLARTHYGMQQNRYALFYLGKVERGNTQWLESLFEASWANYRVGQYEQALGNLITLSSPFFREEYFPEALILKAVIYYENCRYRESNLILQDFERTYLPVHDQLEALVKKNMDAGEYYSVLAEVQKKNKEGLEKNETDVILERILRLALTDQDLRKTNDSILELEGEMDAFANRADTFKYSDLSKTLLEGLKVQRTALISKAGIMAKGKLETELVALKQLLANGLRIKFETTTKEKEFLEEQLKAGGRTAIVKKYKYSVAVSDDQLYWPYEGEYWRDELGTYQYTLTKGCIERDTANRNVQSAEAM
- a CDS encoding outer membrane beta-barrel domain-containing protein, which codes for MKWTLRLLLALCLVVPALGHAQSSSKEEEEAGDVSEVDKDRLGPLRERVRPVSGHLFLKKGRFEFSPSASVSLRDAFFSKYIFGGTLTYHPLETLGVGLRLGYALNTVAGAAQICTFTDGTDGGATRGCGSPTMNQLDGQAPGQLKLLAGADVQWAPIYGKLSLLAEKFVSFDLYGVVGASAVQYRGPELSTPTGAKNYMTGGGNLGVGARFFFNRWVTLRTEVRDLIYVEKSRTTDNYLRNQLMFELGVSFFFLNGSES
- a CDS encoding outer membrane beta-barrel domain-containing protein produces the protein MNRPTLLLALCLVPSLAPAQSQEGMGLDLTKEESPAAPSPSSEDPPAAPPAEEATPAVAATAEETPEPEAIAPLTDITQEDRVKSVQRKVYRKKGRFELTPLVSISVNDPFYSKVGASLRGAWYLADTLAIAGRASVMQVVPSDDVRTAKRTFNSKIYNSVPEWSAMGDLEWSPLYGKVAFLNSILHFDGYLLAGAGVVRTETSALPDRGLNPAADLGLGMRFVAKDYLAVNVALINTSYVDQPLGSSKGAIQNMMTLNAGISLFLPFSSTGRDAE
- the cglC gene encoding adventurous gliding motility lipoprotein CglC is translated as MSVRTALLMSAALLLGGCEVSSEIGKECTLVRKASPEEEQEFGRKFMPILEKEVAPKQDFISFGSIECEDLICVRDAAFPRATNEDGSVNPNAEAKGYCSKECVEGSNACEVKDTSGVLEGLPERMGCRALLLDQDTLDALRSSDEGFYRRTFGENNSPFFCAGAPVAQSGN